One Serinicoccus chungangensis genomic window carries:
- a CDS encoding putative quinol monooxygenase — translation MYFIVVKFPVKPESAEQWPEIVADYTADCRSEEGNISFEWSRSLEDPLQYVLVEAFTDEGAAQHVESPHFTEGIEAMRPHLTGTPQIVSRQVDGDGWEPMGELQID, via the coding sequence ATGTACTTCATCGTCGTCAAGTTCCCCGTCAAGCCCGAGTCCGCCGAGCAGTGGCCGGAGATCGTAGCGGACTACACCGCCGACTGCCGCAGCGAGGAGGGCAACATCTCCTTCGAGTGGTCCCGGAGCCTGGAGGACCCGCTGCAGTACGTCCTCGTCGAGGCGTTCACCGACGAGGGTGCGGCCCAGCACGTCGAGAGCCCGCACTTCACCGAGGGCATCGAGGCCATGCGCCCGCACCTCACCGGCACCCCGCAGATCGTCTCCCGCCAGGTCGACGGGGACGGCTGGGAGCCGATGGGCGAGCTGCAGATCGACTGA
- a CDS encoding GMC family oxidoreductase → MTTHGKPIPQDEPVVVVIGSGAGGGTVAHELAAQGVKVVVLEAGPYLTADDYTNDEWPAFNQMAWLDMRTTSGSYRVARDFPNLPAWIVKAVGGTTTHWAGATPRFMAHEFAARSTYGEVEGANLLDWPVTLEEMEPWYDRAEKAMGSSHRHGRPPLPANNNYKVFANGAERAGYTYYATGPYATNAEPYDGRPATVQDGFNFQGDKSGAKWSTLVREIPRALESGNAELRPLSQAVRITHGPDGRVDAVEYLDADGNLHRQATRAVCVAGNSIETPRLLLMSDSPSHPDGLANSSGQVGRNYMRHLTGSAYARFEQPVRMYRGETMAGIIADEAVHDPSRGFVGGYYMETLSLGPAFLASFVEPGSWGREFTRLMDAYAHTAGMWLVGEDMPQESNRITLDPDVKDQWGLPAPHVHFDDHPNDIAMRRHAYRAADTIYRAAGALGVHHTPPYPATHNLGSCRMAADPADGPLNGWGQAHDVPNLFVSDGSVMTTGGAANPTLTIVALAMRQADHLCELLRTGEL, encoded by the coding sequence ATGACCACCCACGGCAAGCCCATCCCCCAGGACGAGCCGGTCGTCGTCGTCATCGGATCCGGCGCCGGTGGCGGCACGGTCGCCCACGAGCTGGCGGCGCAGGGCGTCAAGGTCGTCGTCCTCGAGGCCGGGCCCTACCTCACCGCGGACGACTACACCAACGACGAGTGGCCGGCCTTCAACCAGATGGCCTGGCTGGACATGCGGACCACGTCCGGGTCGTACCGCGTGGCGCGGGACTTCCCCAACCTGCCGGCCTGGATCGTCAAGGCGGTCGGCGGGACCACGACTCACTGGGCCGGCGCGACGCCGCGCTTCATGGCGCACGAGTTCGCGGCGCGGAGCACCTACGGCGAGGTCGAGGGGGCGAACCTGCTGGACTGGCCGGTCACGCTCGAGGAGATGGAGCCGTGGTACGACCGGGCCGAGAAGGCCATGGGCTCCTCGCACCGGCACGGGCGGCCGCCGCTGCCGGCGAACAACAACTACAAGGTCTTCGCGAACGGTGCCGAGCGTGCCGGCTACACGTACTACGCCACCGGCCCCTACGCCACCAACGCCGAGCCCTACGACGGCCGCCCTGCCACGGTGCAGGACGGCTTCAACTTCCAGGGCGACAAGTCCGGCGCCAAGTGGTCCACCCTCGTCCGGGAGATCCCGCGGGCCCTGGAGTCCGGCAACGCCGAGCTGCGCCCGCTGTCCCAGGCGGTCCGCATCACCCACGGCCCGGACGGGCGGGTCGACGCGGTGGAGTACCTCGACGCCGACGGCAACCTGCACCGGCAGGCGACGCGGGCGGTGTGCGTCGCCGGCAACTCCATCGAGACGCCCCGGCTGTTGCTCATGAGCGACTCCCCCTCGCACCCGGACGGCCTGGCCAACTCCTCCGGCCAGGTGGGCCGCAACTACATGCGGCACCTGACCGGCTCGGCGTACGCCCGCTTCGAGCAGCCGGTGCGGATGTATCGCGGCGAGACGATGGCCGGCATCATCGCCGACGAGGCGGTCCACGACCCCTCCCGCGGCTTCGTCGGCGGCTACTACATGGAGACCCTGTCGCTCGGCCCGGCCTTCCTGGCCAGCTTCGTCGAGCCCGGCAGCTGGGGACGCGAGTTCACCCGGCTCATGGACGCCTACGCCCACACGGCGGGTATGTGGCTGGTCGGCGAGGACATGCCGCAGGAGTCCAACCGCATCACGCTGGACCCCGACGTCAAGGACCAGTGGGGCCTCCCCGCACCGCACGTCCACTTCGACGACCATCCGAACGACATCGCGATGCGGCGGCACGCCTACCGCGCCGCCGACACGATTTACCGGGCCGCCGGCGCCCTCGGGGTGCACCACACGCCGCCCTACCCGGCGACGCACAACCTGGGCAGCTGCCGCATGGCCGCCGACCCGGCGGACGGACCGCTCAACGGCTGGGGTCAGGCGCACGACGTGCCCAACCTCTTCGTCTCCGACGGCTCCGTGATGACCACCGGCGGCGCGGCCAACCCGACGCTGACCATCGTGGCGCTCGCGATGCGGCAGGCGGACCACCTCTGCGAGCTGCTCCGCACCGGGGAGCTCTGA
- a CDS encoding LLM class flavin-dependent oxidoreductase, with translation MPDLDQQLEFGVFPTPAATRIPELLGLVQVAEVEGLDLVSVQDHPYQDGFLDTWTLLSVLGARTTTIRLAPNVASLPLRPPVVLAKAAASLDLLTDGRVELGLGAGAFWDGVVAAGGPRRTPGEAVDALAEAVELIRAFWAGGTLRFRGEHYQAQGLHAGPAPAHDIPVWLGAYKPRMLRLTGRVADAWVPSMGYADPPDLPALAAVVDEAALAAGRPPGAVRRIYNITGRFGTGGGFLRGTPAQWAEQLAELTLTVGMSSYVLGTDDADVVRRFAAEVAPATRELVEAERARRATARQETPAGAATTSQEAPAGAATTSQETPTGTARTSQEAPTGVVLPGRADEGRGSGRHTVEPTPDDGRRLSPTMPWDEPSRPVAPDGAPGPHPEQAQHLKDIHDGLRGELAQVRDVLDQVRRGHLTVGAARSVVNTMTMRQNNWTLGAYCESYCRIVTGHHTLEDRSVFPHLRRAEPGLEAVLDRLEEEHVVIHDVLEQFDRALVRLVAEDGTGRAGEEVLQGVQSSLDLLTDTLLSHLAYEERELVGPLSRHGLS, from the coding sequence GTGCCCGACCTGGACCAGCAGCTGGAGTTCGGGGTCTTCCCGACGCCGGCGGCCACCCGCATACCGGAGCTCCTCGGGCTCGTGCAGGTCGCCGAGGTCGAGGGTCTGGACCTCGTCTCCGTCCAGGACCACCCCTACCAGGACGGCTTCCTCGACACCTGGACGCTGCTGTCGGTCCTCGGTGCCCGGACGACGACGATCCGGTTGGCGCCGAACGTGGCCAGCCTGCCGCTGCGACCGCCGGTGGTGCTGGCCAAGGCGGCGGCCTCGCTGGACCTGCTCACCGACGGGCGGGTCGAGCTGGGCCTCGGCGCCGGCGCCTTCTGGGACGGGGTCGTGGCCGCGGGCGGCCCACGCCGCACGCCGGGGGAGGCGGTCGACGCGCTCGCCGAGGCGGTGGAGCTCATCCGGGCCTTCTGGGCCGGCGGCACGCTGCGCTTCCGCGGCGAGCACTACCAGGCGCAGGGCCTGCACGCCGGCCCCGCCCCCGCCCACGACATCCCCGTCTGGCTGGGGGCCTACAAGCCGCGCATGCTGCGGCTCACCGGTCGGGTCGCCGACGCCTGGGTCCCGAGCATGGGGTATGCCGACCCGCCCGACCTCCCCGCGCTCGCGGCGGTGGTGGACGAGGCGGCGCTGGCGGCCGGGCGCCCGCCGGGGGCGGTGCGGCGGATCTACAACATCACCGGGCGCTTCGGCACCGGCGGCGGGTTCCTCCGCGGCACCCCGGCCCAGTGGGCCGAGCAGCTGGCCGAGCTCACGCTGACCGTGGGGATGAGCAGCTACGTCCTCGGCACCGACGACGCCGACGTGGTGCGCCGGTTCGCCGCCGAGGTGGCCCCGGCGACCCGGGAGCTGGTGGAGGCCGAGCGGGCGCGGAGGGCGACGGCGCGCCAGGAGACGCCGGCGGGGGCTGCGACGACGTCCCAGGAGGCGCCGGCGGGGGCTGCGACGACGTCCCAGGAGACGCCGACGGGGACCGCGAGGACGTCCCAGGAGGCGCCGACGGGGGTGGTGCTGCCCGGGCGCGCCGACGAGGGCCGGGGGAGCGGACGGCATACCGTCGAGCCGACGCCGGACGACGGGCGCCGGCTCTCGCCGACGATGCCCTGGGACGAGCCGAGCCGCCCGGTCGCCCCGGACGGTGCGCCGGGCCCGCACCCGGAGCAGGCCCAGCACCTCAAGGACATCCACGACGGGCTTCGCGGCGAGCTCGCCCAGGTGCGCGACGTCCTCGACCAGGTGCGCCGCGGCCACCTCACCGTCGGGGCGGCCCGCTCGGTGGTCAACACCATGACGATGCGGCAGAACAACTGGACCCTGGGCGCCTACTGCGAGTCCTACTGCCGGATCGTCACCGGGCACCACACGCTGGAGGACCGCAGCGTCTTCCCGCACCTGCGCCGGGCCGAGCCCGGCCTGGAGGCGGTGCTCGACCGGCTGGAGGAGGAGCACGTCGTCATCCACGACGTGCTCGAGCAGTTCGACCGGGCGCTGGTGCGGCTGGTGGCCGAGGACGGCACCGGACGGGCCGGCGAGGAGGTCCTCCAGGGCGTGCAGTCCTCCCTCGACCTGCTCACCGACACCCTGCTGTCGCACCTGGCCTACGAGGAGCGCGAGCTCGTCGGGCCGCTCAGCCGGCACGGGTTGTCCTGA
- a CDS encoding DUF3159 domain-containing protein, with translation MAPPTTPEGPEDRTAPVPPAVATPEETVEQVIRRRIGDALGGWYGSLETALPTVAFVTTWLVTDAVRPAVVAAAALLVVLTVIRGFVGGSWRFLGSAIFATAIAAFFALRSGEAQDAFLPGILASALYGVGALLSIALRWPLVGFLVAVGDPEFAERPGAWRRDPGLVAVCARLTWVLVALFAVRVAVMLPLYLAGEVAWLGITKIALSWPAYLLAVVVMGWILATGRTAAQPQDEASGTAAIDPSQGR, from the coding sequence ATGGCCCCTCCCACCACGCCCGAGGGCCCCGAGGACCGCACGGCCCCGGTGCCCCCGGCGGTGGCCACCCCCGAGGAGACCGTCGAGCAGGTGATCCGTCGGCGGATCGGCGACGCGCTCGGCGGGTGGTACGGCTCGCTCGAGACCGCGCTCCCCACGGTGGCTTTCGTCACGACGTGGCTGGTCACCGATGCCGTGCGGCCGGCGGTGGTCGCGGCCGCCGCCCTGCTGGTCGTGCTCACCGTGATCCGCGGGTTCGTCGGTGGGTCGTGGCGCTTCCTCGGCTCGGCGATCTTCGCCACCGCCATCGCGGCCTTCTTCGCCCTCCGCTCCGGAGAGGCCCAGGACGCCTTCCTGCCCGGCATCCTCGCCAGCGCCCTCTACGGCGTCGGGGCCCTGCTGAGCATCGCCCTGCGGTGGCCGCTGGTCGGCTTCCTCGTGGCCGTGGGCGACCCGGAGTTCGCCGAGCGTCCGGGCGCCTGGCGCCGCGACCCCGGCCTGGTGGCCGTGTGCGCCCGGCTCACGTGGGTCCTCGTGGCGCTCTTCGCGGTGCGCGTCGCCGTCATGCTCCCGCTCTACCTCGCCGGGGAGGTGGCCTGGCTGGGCATCACCAAGATCGCGCTGAGCTGGCCGGCCTACCTGCTGGCCGTGGTCGTCATGGGCTGGATCCTGGCGACCGGCCGCACCGCCGCGCAGCCCCAGGACGAGGCGAGCGGCACCGCGGCGATCGACCCGAGCCAGGGTCGCTGA
- a CDS encoding IclR family transcriptional regulator: MSTTPAGARTVERTFALLELVADRGGATARELADELGLPLSTVYRLAADLVARDYLLHLRHEGRFELGFKPHRLGLALHRQIGLSAQVRQRVVDLHRATGCAAYLAIRRGATLALIFVADSPECPRLEPMTFGFHEAPHATAFGKILLADLDDTERQVELARYGLPALTPRTITDAGVLEAHLARVLRRGVAWEFEEFLPGSSCAAVAVRRPDFGLLGCVAVSAGASRFDGPDLRIEHRLRVAAGDVAAYFRRGDPGVLTQ, from the coding sequence GTGAGCACGACACCCGCCGGTGCGCGCACCGTGGAGCGCACCTTCGCCCTGCTGGAGCTCGTCGCGGACCGGGGCGGCGCCACCGCGCGGGAGCTCGCCGACGAGCTCGGCCTGCCGCTGTCGACCGTCTACCGGCTGGCTGCGGACCTCGTGGCGAGGGACTACCTGCTCCACCTGCGCCACGAGGGCCGCTTCGAGCTCGGCTTCAAGCCGCACCGCCTCGGGCTGGCGCTGCACCGCCAGATCGGGCTGTCCGCCCAAGTGCGCCAACGGGTCGTGGACCTGCACCGCGCGACCGGCTGCGCGGCATACCTCGCGATCCGCAGGGGTGCCACGCTGGCGCTCATCTTCGTCGCCGACTCCCCCGAGTGCCCGCGGCTGGAGCCCATGACCTTCGGCTTCCACGAGGCACCGCACGCGACCGCCTTCGGCAAGATCCTGCTCGCCGACCTGGACGACACCGAGCGGCAGGTGGAGCTCGCCCGCTACGGGCTGCCCGCCCTCACCCCGCGCACCATCACCGACGCCGGGGTGCTCGAGGCGCACCTGGCACGGGTCCTCCGGCGCGGTGTCGCCTGGGAGTTCGAGGAGTTCCTGCCCGGCAGCAGCTGCGCCGCCGTGGCCGTCCGCCGGCCGGACTTCGGCCTGCTCGGCTGCGTGGCCGTCTCCGCCGGCGCCTCCCGCTTCGATGGTCCGGACCTGCGCATCGAGCACCGGCTGCGGGTGGCGGCGGGTGACGTCGCCGCATACTTCCGGCGCGGTGACCCCGGCGTTCTCACGCAATGA
- a CDS encoding aconitate hydratase, which yields MSTNPNSFGAKGTLEVGDASYEIYRIGGLEGADTLPYSLKVLLENLLRTEDGANITADHINALAGWDADAEPDTEIQFTPARVIMQDFTGVPCIVDLATMREAMGDLGGDPTKINPLAPAELVIDHSVIIDVFGRPDAFERNVEIEYERNEERYQFLRWGQTAFEDFKVVPPGTGIVHQVNIEHLARTVMTRESGEGGALQAYPDTCVGTDSHTTMVNGLGVLGWGVGGIEAEAAMLGQPVSMLIPRVVGFKLTGSVAPGATATDVVLTITEQLRDHGVVGKFVEFYGDGVSSVPLANRATIGNMSPEFGSTCAIFPIDEVTLEYLRLTGRPDEQVALVEAYAKEQGMWLEPTGNAEARYSEYLELDLSTVVPSIAGPKRPQDRIEVSRAKEQFCRDLENYATPTQLTGVDHELEDTFPASDAPSHDASDAGVEADRPVRSGRAKDGDTRRASKPVQVTMDGETVEIDHGIVAIASITSCTNTSNPSVMMAAAMLAKNAVDKGLTVAPWVKTSMAPGSKVVTGYFEKAGMWPYLEQLGFHLVGYGCTTCIGNSGPLVEEISQAINDNDLAVTSVLSGNRNFEGRINPDVKMNYLASPPLVIAYALAGTMDFDFDSEPLGQDTDGEDVFLKDIWPAPEDVERTISQSISRDMFTEDYSDVFAGDERWRGLSTPDGDTFEWADESTYVRKPPYFEGMGAEPEPVEDIAGARVLALLGDSVTTDHISPAGSIKADSPAGKYLSEHGIDRKDFNSYGSRRGNHEVMIRGTFANIRLRNQLLDGVEGGFTRDFTHGGEQTTIYDAAQAYAEQDIPLVVLAGKEYGSGSSRDWAAKGTRLLGVKAVIAESYERIHRSNLIGMGVLPLQFPQGETAESLGLDGTETFDISGVTALNDGSTPKTVQVAATKDGGRTVEFDAVVRIDTPGEADYYRNDGILQYVLRSLVSV from the coding sequence TTGAGCACCAATCCGAACAGTTTCGGGGCCAAGGGCACGCTGGAGGTGGGCGACGCCAGCTACGAGATCTACCGGATCGGTGGGCTGGAGGGCGCCGACACCCTGCCCTACTCCCTCAAGGTGCTCCTGGAGAACCTCCTGCGCACCGAGGACGGCGCCAACATCACCGCCGACCACATCAACGCCCTCGCGGGGTGGGACGCCGACGCGGAGCCGGACACCGAGATCCAGTTCACCCCCGCGCGCGTCATCATGCAGGACTTCACCGGCGTGCCGTGCATCGTCGACCTGGCCACGATGCGCGAGGCCATGGGCGACCTCGGCGGCGACCCGACCAAGATCAACCCGCTCGCCCCGGCCGAGCTCGTCATCGACCACTCGGTCATCATCGACGTCTTCGGCCGCCCCGACGCCTTCGAGCGCAACGTGGAGATCGAGTACGAGCGCAACGAGGAGCGCTACCAGTTCCTGCGCTGGGGGCAGACGGCCTTCGAGGACTTCAAGGTCGTGCCGCCCGGCACCGGCATCGTCCACCAGGTCAACATCGAGCACCTGGCCCGCACCGTCATGACCCGTGAGTCGGGGGAGGGCGGCGCGCTGCAGGCATACCCCGACACGTGCGTGGGCACCGACTCCCACACCACCATGGTCAACGGCCTGGGCGTGCTCGGGTGGGGCGTCGGCGGCATCGAGGCCGAGGCGGCCATGCTGGGCCAGCCGGTCTCGATGCTCATCCCGCGCGTCGTCGGCTTCAAGCTCACCGGCTCGGTCGCGCCCGGGGCCACTGCCACCGACGTGGTGCTGACCATCACCGAGCAGCTGCGCGACCACGGCGTGGTCGGCAAGTTCGTCGAGTTCTACGGCGACGGCGTGAGCTCGGTGCCGCTGGCCAACCGGGCCACCATCGGCAACATGAGCCCGGAGTTCGGCTCCACCTGCGCGATCTTCCCGATCGACGAGGTCACCCTCGAGTACCTGCGGCTCACCGGCCGCCCCGACGAGCAGGTCGCCCTGGTGGAGGCCTACGCCAAGGAGCAGGGGATGTGGCTCGAGCCGACCGGCAACGCCGAGGCCCGCTACAGCGAGTACCTCGAGCTGGACCTGTCGACCGTCGTCCCCTCCATCGCCGGGCCCAAGCGCCCCCAGGACCGCATCGAGGTGTCCCGGGCCAAGGAGCAGTTCTGCCGCGACCTGGAGAACTACGCCACGCCGACCCAGCTCACCGGGGTGGACCACGAGCTGGAGGACACCTTCCCGGCCTCGGACGCGCCCTCGCACGACGCCAGCGACGCCGGCGTCGAGGCGGACCGTCCGGTGCGCTCGGGCCGGGCCAAGGACGGCGACACCCGCCGCGCCTCCAAGCCGGTCCAGGTGACGATGGACGGGGAGACCGTCGAGATCGACCACGGCATCGTCGCGATCGCCTCGATCACCTCCTGCACCAACACGTCCAACCCCTCGGTGATGATGGCCGCGGCGATGCTGGCCAAGAACGCCGTGGACAAGGGTCTGACGGTCGCCCCGTGGGTCAAGACCTCCATGGCCCCCGGCTCCAAGGTGGTGACCGGGTACTTCGAGAAGGCCGGCATGTGGCCCTACCTCGAGCAGCTCGGCTTCCACCTCGTCGGCTACGGCTGCACCACGTGCATCGGCAACTCCGGGCCGCTGGTGGAGGAGATCAGCCAGGCGATCAACGACAACGACCTCGCGGTCACCTCGGTGCTCTCGGGCAACCGCAACTTCGAGGGCCGGATCAACCCGGACGTGAAGATGAACTACCTCGCGTCCCCGCCGCTGGTCATCGCCTACGCCCTCGCCGGGACCATGGACTTCGACTTCGACAGCGAGCCGCTGGGCCAGGACACGGACGGCGAGGACGTCTTCCTCAAGGACATCTGGCCGGCGCCGGAGGACGTGGAGCGGACCATCTCGCAGTCCATCAGCCGCGACATGTTCACCGAGGACTACAGCGACGTCTTCGCCGGTGACGAGCGCTGGCGCGGTCTGTCCACCCCGGACGGTGACACCTTCGAGTGGGCCGACGAGTCGACCTACGTGCGCAAGCCGCCGTACTTCGAGGGCATGGGCGCCGAGCCCGAGCCCGTGGAGGACATCGCGGGGGCGCGGGTGCTGGCGCTGCTCGGTGACTCGGTCACCACGGACCACATCAGCCCGGCCGGGTCGATCAAGGCCGACAGCCCGGCGGGGAAGTACCTCTCCGAGCACGGCATCGACCGCAAGGACTTCAACTCCTACGGCTCGCGGCGCGGCAACCACGAGGTCATGATCCGCGGCACCTTCGCCAACATCCGGCTGCGCAACCAGCTGCTGGACGGCGTCGAGGGTGGATTCACCCGTGACTTCACCCACGGCGGCGAGCAGACGACGATCTACGACGCCGCCCAGGCCTACGCCGAGCAGGACATCCCGCTCGTCGTCCTCGCCGGCAAGGAGTACGGCTCCGGGTCCTCGCGCGACTGGGCCGCCAAGGGCACGCGTCTGCTCGGGGTCAAGGCGGTCATCGCCGAGTCCTACGAGCGCATCCACCGGTCCAACCTCATCGGGATGGGCGTGCTGCCGCTGCAGTTCCCGCAGGGCGAGACCGCGGAGAGCCTGGGTCTGGACGGCACCGAGACCTTCGACATCAGCGGCGTCACCGCGCTCAACGACGGGTCCACGCCGAAGACGGTCCAGGTCGCCGCGACCAAGGACGGCGGCCGCACCGTCGAGTTCGACGCCGTGGTCCGCATCGACACCCCGGGCGAGGCCGACTACTACCGTAACGACGGCATCCTGCAGTACGTCCTGCGCTCGCTGGTGAGCGTCTGA
- a CDS encoding DUF3710 domain-containing protein produces MALFGRRKTNRLSDEELLDLEDGDEAAVRPEPAEGEPGVDRDWVRPEDGPYDISEWRELDGRIDLGALRIPSVKGMQMRLDIEQGSGRVIGTTLGFGASQAQVQVFAAPRTEGIWDELRAEIARGLVDSGGAAETVEGRMGKELRARMPGRAPDGRVAYQPARFLGIDGPRWFLRVVVGGPAASDDNQARGILAFVRRIVVDRGDEPRPPREVLTLTPPKGFAEAVAKEAEARREQQAQARRAAAADALRKAPAAGGSTDATSVAGVGLGGGAATDAAEPPRHRAPEPAPTDAPQAPRNPDFT; encoded by the coding sequence GTGGCACTCTTTGGCCGACGCAAGACCAACCGCCTCAGCGACGAGGAGCTGCTCGACCTCGAGGACGGCGACGAGGCCGCCGTGCGTCCCGAGCCCGCCGAGGGCGAGCCCGGGGTGGACCGCGACTGGGTGCGGCCCGAGGACGGCCCCTACGACATCTCGGAGTGGCGCGAGCTGGACGGACGCATCGACCTGGGGGCCCTGCGCATCCCGTCGGTCAAGGGCATGCAGATGCGCCTGGACATCGAGCAGGGCTCGGGGCGGGTCATCGGCACCACCCTGGGCTTCGGTGCCTCGCAGGCCCAGGTGCAGGTCTTCGCCGCGCCGCGCACCGAGGGCATCTGGGACGAGCTGCGCGCCGAGATCGCCCGTGGCCTGGTCGACTCCGGCGGGGCGGCCGAGACCGTCGAGGGCCGGATGGGCAAGGAGCTGCGCGCCCGGATGCCCGGGCGCGCGCCGGACGGCCGCGTCGCCTACCAGCCCGCCCGGTTCCTCGGGATCGACGGGCCGCGGTGGTTCCTGCGCGTCGTCGTCGGGGGCCCGGCGGCCTCGGACGACAACCAGGCCCGCGGCATCCTCGCCTTCGTGCGCCGGATCGTCGTCGACCGCGGTGACGAGCCCCGCCCGCCCCGGGAGGTGCTGACGCTGACCCCGCCGAAGGGCTTCGCCGAGGCGGTCGCCAAGGAGGCCGAGGCCCGGCGCGAGCAGCAGGCCCAGGCCCGCCGTGCCGCGGCGGCCGACGCCCTGCGCAAGGCCCCCGCGGCCGGCGGCTCCACCGACGCGACCTCGGTCGCCGGGGTGGGCCTGGGGGGCGGCGCGGCCACCGACGCCGCCGAGCCGCCCCGCCACCGGGCGCCGGAGCCCGCCCCCACGGACGCCCCGCAGGCCCCGCGCAACCCCGACTTCACCTGA
- the dut gene encoding dUTP diphosphatase — translation MQPEPQTVDVALRRLDPDLPVPVQARPGDAGVDLHLREDVQVGPGERVLVGTGVAVALPEGYAAFVHPRSGLAARHGLTIVNAPGTVDSGYRGEILVNLLNTDPQEPVRLRRGDRVAQLVVQQVVRPVFTVVDDLDDSPRGAGGHGHTGTSTSLPAAAGPTLKD, via the coding sequence ATGCAGCCCGAGCCCCAGACCGTCGACGTCGCCCTGCGCCGCCTGGACCCGGACCTCCCGGTCCCCGTCCAGGCCCGTCCTGGCGACGCCGGCGTCGACCTGCACCTCCGCGAGGACGTGCAGGTCGGGCCGGGCGAGCGGGTGCTGGTGGGCACGGGGGTCGCCGTGGCGCTCCCGGAGGGGTATGCCGCCTTCGTGCACCCCCGCTCCGGGCTGGCGGCCCGGCACGGCCTGACCATCGTCAACGCCCCCGGGACGGTGGACTCGGGCTACCGCGGGGAGATCCTCGTCAACCTGCTCAACACCGACCCGCAGGAGCCGGTGCGGCTGCGCCGGGGCGACCGCGTCGCCCAGCTCGTGGTCCAGCAGGTCGTCCGCCCCGTCTTCACGGTGGTCGACGACCTGGACGACTCCCCGCGCGGAGCCGGCGGGCACGGGCACACCGGCACCTCCACCTCCCTCCCGGCCGCGGCCGGGCCGACCCTGAAGGACTGA
- a CDS encoding class I SAM-dependent RNA methyltransferase gives MPAPAPGTTPGDGDVLELHVGPVAHGGHCVARVGDTPHGQVVFVRHALPGERVRAVVTGSGGGGRFLRADAVEVQEASPDRVTPPCPFAGPGRCGGCDWQHADLAAQRRLKAAVVREQLTRVGGCTEEELARVTGPEGLDCEPLPGDQDGLRWRTRVEVSLAPRQEGDGVAAGLRAHRSHRVVPVDDCLIAAPGVVRTGVFEDPQALVDAARVPVRHGRATPEVSALDVVAPGTGDPVVVPLVVPGDPPRRRGRRRPSRRGSRRTPEALGPVPEVTETVQGHEFHLSARGFWQVHPGAAPEFTAQVLRWLDPRPGERALDLYAGVGLFAVPLAEAVGASGEVLAVEADASAADAAGRHLEPFPWARAHAGPTEEALTGLVASDGSADVVVLDPPRSGAGAEVVRALAALRPRAVVYVACDPAALARDLATAREEGLELAALRVLDAFPMTHHVECLALLRPVSTPTTA, from the coding sequence ATGCCCGCGCCCGCCCCGGGCACGACCCCCGGGGACGGGGACGTGCTCGAGCTGCACGTCGGTCCCGTCGCGCACGGCGGGCACTGCGTCGCCCGGGTGGGCGACACCCCGCACGGCCAGGTCGTCTTCGTCCGGCACGCGCTGCCCGGGGAGCGTGTGCGTGCCGTCGTCACCGGCAGCGGGGGCGGGGGACGCTTCCTGCGCGCCGACGCCGTCGAGGTCCAGGAGGCCTCGCCGGACCGGGTGACGCCGCCGTGCCCCTTCGCCGGCCCCGGCCGCTGCGGCGGGTGCGACTGGCAGCACGCCGACCTCGCCGCCCAGCGGCGGCTCAAGGCGGCGGTCGTGCGCGAGCAGCTGACCCGGGTCGGGGGCTGCACGGAGGAGGAGCTGGCCCGGGTCACCGGGCCGGAGGGTCTCGACTGCGAGCCCCTGCCCGGCGACCAGGACGGCCTGCGCTGGCGCACGCGGGTGGAGGTGTCGCTCGCCCCCCGGCAGGAGGGGGACGGGGTCGCCGCCGGTCTGCGGGCTCACCGCTCGCACCGGGTGGTGCCGGTCGACGACTGCCTCATCGCCGCGCCGGGCGTGGTGCGGACGGGGGTGTTCGAGGACCCGCAGGCGCTCGTGGACGCGGCCCGGGTGCCCGTCCGGCACGGGCGGGCGACCCCGGAGGTCAGCGCCCTCGACGTGGTCGCGCCCGGGACCGGCGACCCGGTCGTGGTGCCGCTCGTCGTGCCGGGCGACCCGCCCCGCCGCCGGGGCCGCCGGCGCCCCTCCCGACGCGGCTCGCGCCGCACCCCCGAGGCGCTCGGCCCGGTGCCCGAGGTCACCGAGACGGTCCAGGGGCACGAGTTCCACCTCTCGGCGCGCGGCTTCTGGCAGGTGCACCCCGGCGCGGCGCCGGAGTTCACCGCGCAGGTGCTGCGCTGGCTCGACCCGCGGCCGGGGGAGCGGGCGCTGGACCTGTATGCCGGAGTCGGGCTCTTCGCCGTGCCGCTCGCCGAGGCCGTGGGAGCCTCGGGCGAGGTGCTGGCCGTGGAGGCCGACGCGTCCGCGGCGGACGCCGCGGGGCGGCACCTGGAGCCCTTCCCGTGGGCGCGGGCCCACGCCGGGCCGACCGAGGAGGCGCTGACCGGGCTCGTCGCCTCCGACGGGTCGGCCGACGTCGTCGTCCTCGACCCGCCCCGCAGCGGCGCCGGGGCCGAGGTGGTGCGCGCCCTCGCGGCGCTGCGACCGCGGGCCGTGGTCTACGTCGCCTGCGACCCCGCCGCGCTCGCCCGCGACCTCGCGACCGCGCGCGAGGAGGGCCTGGAGCTCGCCGCGCTCCGGGTGCTCGACGCCTTCCCCATGACCCACCACGTCGAGTGCCTGGCGCTGCTGCGCCCCGTCTCGACCCCGACCACGGCCTGA